A genomic segment from Rhizoctonia solani chromosome 11, complete sequence encodes:
- a CDS encoding Retrotransposable element Tf2 protein has product MATRSWSSACPQSPLNQGQLGPTLPATAVESTSLKPEVYREISLSQAISLILGLQNQVLRLKRELEETKEATKEAQDWMGAVNQALTCIEARGGAPHTPEDRKPPAVKATPRPLPKTNTFPAPSAPLVAWANPSKAPPTFAQPTPALVKVDHPDAYTGKIGNKARQWLTRMLAWVRLNQRMFPTDQEVLLFLLMNMKDVAGAWAHPHLNQLGSHRALIQTVDKFRTEFLAAFGNPNATQAAKQQITQLTQTGTCAEYITKFRTITMDLDWNNAALCGQFARGLHWERPTTLLELQNAALVLDNALCEEHASHPPKGNKSGTLSTPNRGASTGQQATRPGCLSSNPNFVSKEEQNRRRAEGLCIKCGKLGHKFAECCTGWKAMPKEEGVKKEAAKVGKESGPELGKD; this is encoded by the exons atggcaacccgttcctgGAGCTCCGCTTgtccccaatcccctctcaatcaaggacagttgggacccactcttccggcaacTGCCGTTGAGTCAACAAGCCTCAAACCAGAGGTCTACAGGGAAATTTCCCTCagccaagcaatttcccttatcttgggattgcaaaaccaagtcctccggCTCAAGCGGGAACTTgaagaaaccaaggaagcaacaaaggaagcccaagactggatgggagcagtcaatcaagccctcacttgcattgaggctaggggtggagccccacatacaccagaagaccggaaacccccggcagtcaaggccacgcccaggcccttaccaaaaaccaacacttttccagcgcctagcgcaccccttgttgcctgggcCAATCCCAGCAAAGCTCCCCCtacctttgcccaaccaaccCCA GCCCTGGTCAAAgtggaccaccctgacgcctatacagggaagatagggaacaaagcccgccaatggctcacgcggatgttggcatgggtacgtctaaaccaacggatgttccccacggacCAGGAGGTCCTGTtgttcctcctgatgaacatgaaggacgtagcaggagcctgggctcacccccacctcaatcaacttgggtcccacagggccctgatccaaacagttgacaagttcaggacggagttcttggctgcatttgggaacCCCAATGCCACGCAAGCTGCCAAGCAGCAAATTACACaacttactcagacaggaacctgtgctgagtacatcacaaagtttaggaccattaccatggacctagactggaacaacgccgccctttgtgggcaatttgcacgtggcctccactgggag CGCCCCACAacactccttgagctgcaaaatgcgGCTCTGGTCCTTGATAACGCCCTCTGTGAGGAGcatgccagccacccgcctaagggtaataagtctggaacCTTgtccacccccaataggggggcaagtaccggccaacaggccacaagaccagggtGCCTCTCCagcaaccccaactttgtctccaaggaggaacaaaaccgccgcagggctgaaggcctatgcatcaagtgcggcaaattgggccac